From Dietzia sp. ANT_WB102, a single genomic window includes:
- a CDS encoding alkaline phosphatase D family protein — translation MTPPPEILVGPMLRYVDSTDATVWVEVSAPCEVTIHAGDEVVTERSWGVHGHHFAVLHLRHLPEGEVTPYQVSLDDRPAWPVEPDRPSVIRTPRADDTVRLAFGSCRRGESQTAVALREIGADALVALAHRMAHTPHDEWPDAMLLLGDQVYADIPSREISERLAERRRAGEGPQSVRDSAGAGGDRDVSDEICDFEEYTWLYHESWRDPDVRWLLSTVPSCMILDDHDLRDDWNSSHSWRREMTAQPWWRDRVIGAFSSYFVYQHLGNLAPDELETNEMYQALRAASSDAERESLLDDFALSADSDRRTVQWSFKRDFGRVRVVMLDVRASRQLDPQDRRVMDAQEWAWARDACLDADAEVDHLVIGSSLPAFMLPALHHIEGWNESVARDRPDKPITARIGERIRLAVDLEHWGAFRNSFDDLVGLLTEVAAGDHRPAPASILLLGGDVHCSYLEEVELTAGRVAGSPTRVHQLVMSPFRNPLQKSIRAVNRLSVRDPVPALTRRLARAVGVRDPEVRWQVTDGVWFNNGVMTLVLRGRRAMVQVDHATVEWPGRGLGKILTLVPALVPESWGRRRQGGDSLNRKPRQVLRRTLSKELTGGA, via the coding sequence ATGACTCCTCCTCCTGAGATCCTCGTCGGCCCGATGTTGCGGTACGTGGACAGCACCGACGCCACGGTGTGGGTGGAGGTGTCGGCGCCGTGCGAGGTGACCATCCACGCGGGCGACGAGGTGGTCACGGAGCGCTCCTGGGGCGTGCACGGCCACCACTTCGCAGTGCTGCACCTGCGCCACCTACCCGAGGGGGAGGTGACCCCGTACCAGGTGTCGCTCGACGACCGGCCCGCGTGGCCCGTCGAGCCGGACCGCCCGAGTGTGATCCGCACGCCCCGCGCCGACGACACGGTGCGCCTGGCGTTCGGCTCGTGCCGTCGCGGTGAGAGCCAGACCGCGGTGGCGCTGCGCGAGATCGGCGCCGACGCGTTGGTGGCCCTGGCGCACCGCATGGCCCACACCCCGCACGACGAGTGGCCGGACGCGATGCTGTTGCTCGGCGACCAGGTGTACGCCGACATCCCCAGCCGGGAGATCTCCGAGCGGCTGGCCGAGCGCCGCCGCGCGGGCGAGGGGCCGCAGTCGGTGCGCGACTCGGCCGGCGCCGGCGGTGACCGCGATGTGTCCGACGAGATTTGCGACTTCGAGGAGTACACGTGGCTGTACCACGAGTCGTGGCGGGACCCGGACGTGCGCTGGCTGCTGTCTACCGTGCCCAGCTGCATGATCCTCGACGACCACGACCTGCGCGACGACTGGAACTCGTCGCACTCGTGGCGCCGCGAGATGACCGCCCAGCCGTGGTGGCGCGACCGGGTGATCGGAGCGTTCTCCAGCTACTTCGTCTACCAGCATCTGGGCAACCTCGCCCCCGATGAGTTGGAGACCAACGAGATGTATCAGGCGTTGCGGGCCGCGAGCTCGGACGCCGAGAGGGAGTCGCTGCTGGATGACTTCGCCCTGTCCGCCGATTCCGACCGCCGCACGGTGCAGTGGAGCTTCAAGCGCGATTTCGGGCGGGTGCGGGTGGTGATGCTCGATGTGCGCGCGTCCAGGCAGCTGGACCCGCAGGATCGGCGGGTGATGGACGCGCAGGAGTGGGCGTGGGCCCGCGATGCATGTCTGGACGCCGACGCGGAGGTGGACCACCTGGTGATCGGCTCGTCGCTACCCGCGTTCATGCTGCCTGCTCTTCACCACATCGAGGGATGGAACGAGTCCGTGGCCCGCGACCGCCCGGACAAGCCGATCACCGCGCGGATCGGCGAGCGCATCCGCCTGGCGGTGGACCTCGAGCACTGGGGTGCGTTTCGAAACAGCTTCGATGACCTGGTCGGCCTACTCACGGAGGTGGCGGCGGGGGACCACCGGCCCGCACCCGCGTCAATCCTGCTGTTGGGTGGCGACGTGCACTGTTCGTACCTGGAGGAGGTCGAACTCACCGCGGGGCGGGTCGCGGGCTCTCCCACCCGGGTCCACCAGCTGGTGATGTCGCCCTTCCGAAACCCCCTACAGAAGTCGATCCGCGCGGTGAACCGGCTCTCGGTCCGCGATCCCGTCCCCGCCCTGACACGCCGACTGGCCCGGGCGGTGGGGGTGCGCGATCCCGAGGTGCGGTGGCAGGTCACCGACGGCGTCTGGTTTAACAACGGCGTGATGACTCTTGTACTTCGCGGTCGCCGCGCCATGGTGCAGGTCGATCACGCCACCGTCGAGTGGCCCGGACGTGGTCTGGGCAAGATCCTCACCCTGGTGCCCGCGCTGGTGCCGGAGTCGTGGGGACGACGACGGCAAGGCGGCGATTCGCTCAACCGTAAACCCCGTCAGGTGTTGCGGAGGACGCTGAGCAAGGAGCTCACGGGCGGCGCCTGA
- the thiE gene encoding thiamine phosphate synthase: MTSRADRLRARLADARLYLCIDARRHLDEEARGQGWSGDFPALRRDVSAALAGGVDIVQLRDKNSAGERDHGPLEAGHELRALAVMREVCDQHGAMLSVNDRADVAVASGADVLHVGQDDLPVEWARRIVGDDVVIGLSCHAAAEVDKAAANPLLDYFCAGPVWPTPTKPGRHAPGLDLVRHAAAATRDRAATPWFAIGGIDADTLPQVLAAGARRVVVVRAITGADDPEAAAAALTSALA, from the coding sequence ATGACCTCTCGCGCCGACCGCCTCCGTGCCCGCCTCGCCGACGCCCGCCTCTACCTCTGCATCGACGCCCGTCGGCACCTCGACGAGGAGGCCCGTGGGCAGGGCTGGTCGGGCGACTTCCCGGCGCTGCGCAGGGACGTCTCGGCGGCGCTGGCCGGCGGGGTCGACATCGTCCAGTTGCGGGACAAGAATTCGGCCGGCGAACGCGACCACGGCCCGCTCGAGGCCGGTCACGAACTGCGGGCGCTCGCGGTGATGCGCGAGGTGTGCGACCAGCACGGGGCGATGCTGTCGGTCAACGACCGCGCCGACGTCGCCGTCGCGTCCGGGGCGGACGTGCTGCACGTCGGCCAGGACGACCTGCCGGTGGAATGGGCGCGCCGCATCGTCGGCGACGACGTGGTGATCGGCCTGTCCTGCCACGCCGCGGCCGAGGTGGACAAGGCCGCAGCGAACCCCCTGCTCGACTATTTCTGCGCCGGCCCCGTGTGGCCCACTCCGACCAAGCCGGGCCGCCACGCGCCCGGCCTCGACCTCGTGCGCCATGCAGCGGCCGCGACACGGGATCGGGCCGCCACGCCCTGGTTCGCGATCGGCGGCATCGACGCCGACACCCTTCCGCAGGTGCTGGCCGCGGGTGCACGGCGGGTGGTGGTGGTCCGCGCGATCACCGGTGCCGACGACCCCGAAGCGGCCGCCGCCGCGCTGACATCCGCGCTTGCCTGA
- a CDS encoding FAD-dependent oxidoreductase codes for MTIDPGPPTARTGARRVAVVGGSVIGLACAWSIARSGLASEVVIHEPDDSAPDGVPTSGAAWVAGGMLAPFSEAWPGEEEVFALGVDSLRRWPEFLAALAPHVPPGPPVRTATHTHMVAVDEADARDLDMAMQWAARQPDPTRGTAGPGADAAPGITEADLRRISRRELREAEPSLARVARAAYRMGAEGAVDNRILLAALARACRAEGVTWVRSAVTALDDVDADRVVLAAGSGSAALAGLPVRPVKGEVLRLRARPGCEDPPHGVVRAFVHGRPLYLVPRDGGLVVGATQYEHGDDRQVTVAGVRDLLADAETVFPGIGEYELAEAIAGLRPMSPDNMPFLGTDPTDPRLIHATGHGRNGIALTPVTVAAVWAELRGLPVPVAARAAAPDRFSRG; via the coding sequence GTGACTATCGACCCCGGACCTCCCACCGCCCGAACCGGCGCCCGCCGCGTGGCCGTGGTCGGCGGTTCGGTGATCGGTCTGGCGTGCGCGTGGTCCATCGCCCGGTCCGGTCTCGCCTCCGAAGTCGTGATCCACGAGCCTGACGACTCCGCCCCCGACGGTGTGCCCACCTCGGGGGCGGCGTGGGTGGCCGGCGGCATGCTGGCCCCGTTCAGCGAGGCCTGGCCGGGCGAGGAGGAGGTGTTCGCGCTCGGCGTGGACTCCCTGCGGCGGTGGCCGGAGTTCCTCGCCGCTCTCGCGCCGCACGTCCCTCCCGGCCCGCCCGTCCGCACCGCGACCCACACACACATGGTGGCGGTGGACGAGGCCGACGCGCGAGACCTCGACATGGCCATGCAGTGGGCCGCCCGCCAACCCGATCCCACCCGAGGTACCGCGGGCCCGGGCGCGGATGCGGCACCCGGCATCACCGAGGCCGACCTGCGCCGTATCTCCCGGCGTGAACTGCGCGAGGCCGAGCCGTCCCTGGCCCGCGTCGCCCGCGCCGCCTACCGGATGGGCGCCGAGGGCGCCGTCGACAACCGCATCCTCCTGGCAGCCCTGGCTCGTGCCTGCCGCGCCGAGGGCGTGACGTGGGTGCGCAGCGCGGTGACCGCGCTCGACGACGTCGACGCAGACCGCGTCGTGCTGGCCGCGGGCTCCGGGTCCGCCGCCCTGGCAGGTCTGCCGGTGCGCCCCGTCAAGGGCGAGGTACTCCGGTTGCGCGCCCGGCCCGGATGCGAGGACCCGCCCCACGGAGTCGTCCGGGCGTTCGTGCACGGGCGGCCGCTCTACCTCGTGCCACGTGACGGCGGCCTGGTCGTGGGCGCGACCCAGTACGAACACGGTGACGACCGGCAAGTCACCGTCGCCGGTGTGCGCGACCTGCTCGCCGACGCCGAGACGGTCTTCCCCGGGATCGGCGAGTACGAACTGGCCGAGGCCATCGCCGGTCTCCGGCCGATGTCCCCGGACAACATGCCCTTCCTCGGCACCGATCCCACTGACCCGCGTCTCATCCACGCCACCGGGCACGGCCGCAACGGCATCGCCCTGACCCCGGTGACCGTGGCCGCGGTCTGGGCGGAGCTCCGAGGACTGCCCGTGCCGGTGGCGGCGCGTGCGGCCGCCCCGGACCGGTTCAGCCGGGGATGA
- the thiS gene encoding sulfur carrier protein ThiS: protein MIVTVNGEDRTLADGATVRALVTELDLPDDGVAIAVDGVVVPSSEWDDAPLGAGAEVDVLTAVQGG, encoded by the coding sequence ATGATCGTCACTGTGAATGGCGAGGACCGCACTTTGGCCGACGGCGCGACCGTCCGTGCACTCGTCACCGAGCTGGACCTGCCCGACGACGGCGTCGCGATCGCCGTGGACGGCGTGGTGGTGCCCAGCTCGGAGTGGGACGACGCCCCGCTGGGGGCGGGCGCAGAAGTCGACGTCCTCACGGCGGTCCAGGGTGGCTGA
- a CDS encoding thiazole synthase: MAESTAPAYSADIAAVLDSPLVIAGEEIGSRLITGTGGAGNQEVLREALIASGTTLTTVSIRKVDLRLGSDGLGLLGMLRELGIRPLPNTAGCRGAAEAVKTARLAREALGTNWVKLEVIADERTLLPDGVELVEAAEDLVDDGFVVLPYTTDDPVLARRLEDVGCAAVMPLGAPIGTGLGICNPHNLEMIVERAGVPVICDAGIGTASDAALAMELGCDGVLLATAVTRAENPPLMAAAMREAVRAGHAARVAGRIPKRFWAQASSPPVD; the protein is encoded by the coding sequence ATCGCGGAGTCGACGGCGCCCGCCTACTCGGCCGACATCGCCGCGGTGCTGGACTCTCCGCTGGTCATCGCGGGCGAGGAGATCGGCTCGCGGCTCATCACCGGCACCGGTGGCGCCGGGAACCAGGAGGTCCTGCGGGAGGCACTGATCGCCTCGGGGACCACCCTGACCACCGTATCCATCCGCAAGGTCGACCTACGGTTGGGTTCGGACGGTCTCGGACTGCTCGGGATGCTGCGGGAACTCGGCATCCGGCCACTGCCCAACACCGCTGGTTGCCGCGGTGCCGCCGAGGCCGTCAAAACTGCCCGGCTCGCCCGCGAGGCGCTCGGCACCAACTGGGTCAAACTCGAGGTGATCGCCGACGAGCGCACCCTTCTGCCCGACGGGGTGGAACTCGTCGAGGCCGCCGAGGATCTGGTAGACGACGGTTTCGTCGTCCTCCCCTACACCACCGACGATCCCGTCCTGGCCCGCCGGCTGGAGGACGTGGGCTGCGCGGCGGTCATGCCACTCGGTGCGCCCATCGGTACCGGATTGGGGATCTGCAACCCGCACAACCTGGAGATGATCGTCGAGCGCGCCGGGGTGCCGGTGATCTGCGACGCGGGCATCGGCACCGCCTCCGACGCCGCTCTGGCCATGGAACTCGGCTGCGACGGGGTGCTGCTGGCCACCGCCGTCACCCGAGCGGAGAACCCGCCACTGATGGCGGCGGCGATGCGCGAGGCCGTCCGGGCCGGGCACGCCGCCCGCGTCGCCGGTCGCATCCCCAAGAGATTCTGGGCGCAGGCCTCCAGCCCGCCGGTGGACTGA
- a CDS encoding DUF1707 domain-containing protein, translating to MDDATPEPDRQLPSVRASDAERDTTARLLQESYSEGRLTLAEFDERTSRAYSARFRSELIELTHDLPVAHREHESTLEARPHRAPARRVTGGSGPATSLAIMGGVERTGTWTLPAVHTAFALMGGIEIDLRRAALQSQETTIRAFAIMGGIEIYVPDDVHVEVEGIGLMGGFGEESGHWRPDPRPVHQAPPGAPVVRVTGLALMGGIGVRRVPRIEE from the coding sequence ATGGACGACGCCACCCCCGAGCCGGACCGCCAGCTTCCGTCGGTTCGCGCCTCCGACGCCGAGCGCGACACGACCGCCAGGCTCCTGCAGGAGTCCTACTCGGAGGGGCGACTCACACTCGCCGAGTTCGACGAACGGACCTCGCGGGCGTACTCGGCGCGCTTTCGATCCGAGCTCATCGAGCTCACGCACGACCTGCCCGTGGCGCACCGCGAGCACGAGTCGACGCTGGAGGCCCGCCCTCACCGGGCCCCGGCTCGTCGGGTCACCGGCGGCAGCGGGCCCGCCACCTCACTGGCGATCATGGGCGGCGTCGAGCGCACGGGGACGTGGACCCTTCCCGCGGTGCACACGGCGTTCGCGCTGATGGGTGGCATCGAGATCGACCTGCGCAGAGCCGCGTTGCAGTCCCAGGAGACCACGATCCGGGCGTTCGCGATCATGGGAGGGATCGAAATCTACGTCCCGGACGACGTGCACGTGGAGGTCGAGGGGATCGGTCTGATGGGCGGCTTCGGCGAGGAGTCCGGGCATTGGAGGCCAGATCCGCGCCCGGTCCACCAGGCCCCGCCCGGCGCTCCTGTGGTTCGGGTCACCGGGCTGGCGCTCATGGGCGGTATCGGCGTGCGTCGGGTGCCCCGCATCGAGGAGTGA
- a CDS encoding ABC transporter ATP-binding protein translates to MIEVRNLTKRFGASTAVDDLSFTVRPGVVTGFLGPNGAGKSTTMRMMVGLDTPTSGQALINGIPYRELEHPARRVGCLLDASWTHANRSAGAHLKMVAAAGGVAPTRVDEVLALVGLTDVAGRKVGGYSLGMRQRLGLATAMLGDPEVLLFDEPVNGLDPEGILWIRRFMHARAAEGRTVLVSSHLLSEMAQTAQDLVVIGRGKLRAQTSVEDFLSAATSSVILRTPHVDEFTAAAREEGIEATFDPEQGVFLIENLRATLVGDLAASLGITVHELHEKRASLEEAFMALTDQDVEYHGQESTR, encoded by the coding sequence ATGATCGAGGTACGGAATCTCACCAAACGCTTCGGCGCCTCTACCGCCGTGGACGACCTCAGCTTCACCGTCCGACCCGGCGTCGTCACCGGATTCCTCGGCCCGAACGGGGCCGGTAAGTCCACGACGATGCGGATGATGGTCGGGCTGGACACCCCCACGTCCGGCCAGGCGCTGATCAACGGGATCCCGTACCGCGAGCTCGAACACCCTGCCCGCCGGGTCGGTTGCCTGCTCGACGCGTCCTGGACCCATGCCAACCGCTCCGCGGGCGCGCATCTGAAGATGGTCGCCGCGGCGGGCGGCGTGGCCCCCACCCGCGTCGACGAGGTGCTCGCCCTGGTGGGCTTGACCGACGTCGCCGGCCGCAAGGTGGGCGGCTACTCGCTCGGCATGCGCCAGCGGCTGGGCCTGGCCACCGCCATGCTCGGGGACCCCGAGGTCCTGCTGTTCGACGAGCCCGTCAACGGCCTCGACCCCGAGGGCATCCTGTGGATCCGCCGTTTCATGCACGCTCGCGCAGCCGAGGGCCGCACCGTACTGGTGTCCTCACACCTGCTGTCGGAGATGGCCCAGACCGCGCAGGACCTCGTGGTGATTGGCCGCGGCAAACTCCGCGCCCAAACCTCCGTCGAGGATTTCCTCTCCGCCGCCACGTCCTCGGTGATCCTGCGCACCCCGCACGTCGACGAGTTCACGGCCGCTGCGCGCGAGGAAGGCATCGAGGCCACGTTCGACCCGGAGCAGGGGGTATTCCTCATCGAGAACCTCCGGGCAACGCTGGTCGGTGACCTCGCCGCCAGCCTGGGGATCACCGTCCACGAACTGCACGAGAAGCGGGCGTCGCTGGAGGAGGCCTTCATGGCCCTCACCGACCAGGACGTCGAATACCACGGTCAGGAGTCCACCCGATGA
- a CDS encoding ABC transporter permease, which yields MNQLKSEWIKVTTTKSAYWLYAIGIGLALLLAGIIGQFEQTSTGEPMAGEPGGGGDPLFAILGVSAFTVLLAWIAAIVGVTGEYRYHTIKATFLTTPSRWPAIVAKTALFAALSMVVTAVSVILALLVARALSRNQGWTPFSGDGLTYLWRFPVYAALGTFAVMGLAYIMRNAAGTISLFLVWTLALEGMISLIPRVGEDLAAWMPFANGDFWTQGETVRGYITWGEWPALAWFAAVCVALWGVGLLMTLRRDA from the coding sequence ATGAACCAACTGAAGTCCGAGTGGATCAAGGTCACCACCACGAAGAGTGCCTACTGGCTGTACGCGATCGGCATCGGTTTGGCACTGCTGCTGGCCGGGATCATCGGTCAGTTCGAGCAGACCTCCACCGGGGAGCCGATGGCCGGTGAGCCCGGCGGCGGCGGCGACCCGCTGTTCGCGATCCTCGGGGTCAGTGCGTTCACCGTCCTGCTGGCATGGATCGCCGCAATCGTCGGCGTGACCGGTGAATACCGCTACCACACGATCAAGGCCACGTTCCTCACCACTCCGTCGCGCTGGCCGGCCATCGTGGCCAAGACCGCCCTGTTCGCGGCGCTGTCGATGGTGGTCACGGCCGTCTCGGTAATCCTGGCCCTCCTTGTGGCCAGGGCGTTGTCCCGGAACCAGGGGTGGACGCCGTTCTCCGGGGACGGGCTGACGTACCTGTGGCGCTTCCCCGTTTACGCGGCGTTGGGCACGTTCGCTGTGATGGGGCTGGCGTACATCATGCGCAACGCTGCGGGCACGATCTCGCTGTTCCTGGTGTGGACACTGGCGCTCGAGGGCATGATCTCCTTGATCCCGCGGGTCGGGGAGGACCTGGCCGCCTGGATGCCATTCGCCAATGGTGACTTCTGGACGCAGGGCGAGACGGTCCGCGGCTACATCACGTGGGGCGAGTGGCCGGCGTTGGCGTGGTTCGCCGCCGTGTGCGTGGCCCTGTGGGGCGTCGGGCTGCTGATGACGCTGCGCCGGGACGCCTGA
- the thiC gene encoding phosphomethylpyrimidine synthase ThiC translates to MGRAIFADGQGTTPSGAVTCGPIHASRKTYLEVPSAGSTLRVPARRISLTDGTDFDVYDTSGPYTEYPSADHCHDLASGLPPTRQDWTHPDPAAASVEIPTRVRTQLAWARAGHITPEMRFIAAREGVGVELVRSEVAAGRAVIPANHRHPESEPMIIGKRFLTKINANIGNSAVTSSIAEEVEKMVWATRWGADTIMDLSTGRDIHETREWILRNSPVPVGTVPIYQALEKVDGDPTRLSWELYRDTVIEQCEQGVDYMTVHAGVLLRYVPLAAKRVTGIVSRGGSIMAAWCLAHHRESFLYTHFEELCEIFARYDVTFSLGDGLRPGSIADANDEAQFAELRTLGELTTTAKRHGVQVMIEGPGHVPLHMIVENVRLEEEWCEEAPFYTLGPLATDIAPGYDHITSAIGAARIAEAGTAMLCYVTPKEHLGLPNRDDVKTGVITYKIAAHSADLAKGHPRAQSRDDALSTARFEFRWRDQFALALDPDTAMAFHDATLPAEPAKTAHFCSMCGPKFCSMRISQDIRDYAAEHGMETVEAIEAGLAEKSAEFTAGGGRVYLPISED, encoded by the coding sequence ATGGGCAGAGCTATATTCGCAGACGGCCAGGGCACCACCCCGTCAGGCGCCGTGACCTGCGGCCCCATCCATGCGAGCCGCAAGACCTACCTCGAAGTCCCCTCGGCGGGCAGCACACTTCGCGTGCCAGCCCGGCGGATCTCTCTGACGGACGGTACGGACTTCGACGTCTACGACACCTCCGGCCCCTACACGGAGTACCCCTCCGCCGACCACTGCCACGATCTCGCTTCCGGCCTGCCACCCACGCGGCAGGACTGGACCCACCCCGACCCCGCCGCTGCGTCGGTGGAGATCCCCACGCGCGTCCGGACCCAGCTGGCCTGGGCTCGCGCGGGTCATATCACGCCGGAAATGCGGTTCATTGCCGCCCGCGAGGGGGTCGGAGTCGAGCTGGTGCGGTCGGAGGTCGCCGCGGGTCGAGCGGTCATCCCGGCCAACCACCGCCACCCGGAGAGTGAGCCGATGATCATCGGCAAACGCTTCCTCACCAAGATCAACGCCAATATCGGGAACTCAGCGGTCACCAGTTCGATCGCCGAGGAGGTCGAGAAGATGGTGTGGGCTACCCGTTGGGGCGCCGACACCATCATGGATCTGTCCACCGGCAGGGACATTCACGAGACCCGCGAGTGGATCCTGCGCAACTCGCCCGTCCCCGTCGGCACGGTGCCGATCTACCAGGCACTCGAGAAAGTGGACGGAGATCCCACCAGGTTGAGCTGGGAGCTGTACCGCGACACCGTGATCGAGCAGTGCGAACAGGGCGTGGACTACATGACGGTCCACGCGGGGGTGCTCCTGCGGTACGTGCCCCTTGCGGCCAAGCGAGTGACCGGGATCGTCTCGCGCGGCGGCTCGATCATGGCCGCCTGGTGCCTGGCGCACCACCGCGAGTCGTTCCTCTACACCCACTTCGAGGAACTGTGCGAGATCTTCGCACGCTACGACGTGACGTTCTCCCTCGGCGACGGACTGCGACCCGGATCTATCGCCGATGCCAACGATGAAGCGCAGTTCGCAGAGCTGCGCACTCTGGGCGAACTCACGACGACCGCCAAGCGGCACGGCGTCCAGGTGATGATCGAGGGGCCGGGGCACGTCCCCCTGCACATGATCGTCGAGAACGTCCGTCTGGAGGAAGAGTGGTGCGAGGAGGCCCCGTTCTACACTCTCGGCCCTCTCGCGACCGACATCGCTCCAGGCTACGACCACATCACGTCGGCGATCGGTGCGGCACGGATCGCGGAGGCGGGTACCGCGATGCTCTGCTACGTCACTCCTAAGGAGCACCTCGGCCTGCCGAACCGGGACGACGTCAAGACCGGCGTGATTACCTACAAGATCGCCGCGCATTCCGCAGACCTGGCCAAGGGGCACCCTCGCGCCCAGAGCCGAGACGACGCACTGAGCACCGCGCGGTTCGAGTTCCGCTGGCGGGACCAGTTCGCCCTGGCCCTCGATCCGGACACCGCCATGGCGTTCCATGATGCGACGCTGCCCGCCGAACCGGCGAAGACCGCGCACTTCTGCTCCATGTGCGGCCCCAAGTTCTGCTCGATGCGGATCTCGCAGGACATCCGCGATTACGCCGCCGAGCACGGGATGGAGACAGTCGAGGCGATCGAGGCCGGCCTGGCCGAGAAGTCTGCGGAGTTCACCGCGGGCGGGGGTCGCGTCTACCTGCCGATCAGCGAGGACTGA
- a CDS encoding GNAT family N-acetyltransferase — MSADTSLVLVHNTDRDRFELWDGETFMGLVGYEKDGEVYILLHTVIEERFGQQGIARLLVSLVLTRLRLDGLKIRPVCSYVRRFLVRFPEYQLLVASE, encoded by the coding sequence ATGTCCGCTGACACGTCGTTGGTTCTGGTCCACAACACCGATAGAGACCGGTTCGAGTTGTGGGACGGCGAGACCTTTATGGGCTTGGTCGGTTACGAGAAGGACGGCGAGGTCTACATCCTCCTCCATACCGTGATCGAGGAGCGGTTCGGCCAACAGGGGATCGCTCGTCTGCTGGTCAGCTTGGTGCTCACACGACTTCGACTCGACGGGCTCAAGATCCGGCCGGTGTGCAGCTATGTGCGGCGCTTCCTCGTCCGATTCCCGGAGTACCAACTCCTCGTCGCTTCGGAGTGA
- a CDS encoding CD225/dispanin family protein, whose translation MTYPPQGHSAGDDYTGGDYSGVDDPTRSPYGQGPFGNGSTGQNPYSQGTYEQGAHEQSVYGQGSYGQTDFSAQAPGYGAQTPSYTGAGGYGAASVANPGPPSNVGWAVASILFFWPLSFVAMTRALEVYPLWAAGRHAEAEAASATAKKLGIISVAIVAVLIVLYFIFIFAMVGLASSGF comes from the coding sequence ATGACGTACCCGCCGCAAGGCCACAGCGCCGGCGATGACTACACCGGCGGCGATTACTCCGGCGTTGACGACCCGACGCGGAGCCCGTATGGCCAAGGCCCATTCGGCAACGGCTCAACCGGGCAGAACCCATACAGTCAGGGAACCTACGAACAGGGGGCCCACGAACAGAGCGTGTACGGCCAGGGTTCGTACGGGCAGACCGACTTCAGCGCCCAAGCCCCAGGCTACGGGGCGCAGACCCCGTCCTACACGGGTGCGGGCGGGTACGGGGCCGCCTCGGTCGCTAACCCCGGCCCACCGTCGAACGTCGGCTGGGCGGTCGCGTCAATCCTGTTCTTCTGGCCACTGTCGTTCGTCGCGATGACCCGCGCCCTGGAGGTCTATCCGCTATGGGCCGCCGGGCGCCACGCCGAGGCGGAGGCCGCGAGCGCCACGGCCAAAAAGCTCGGCATAATCTCAGTGGCCATCGTGGCGGTGCTCATCGTCCTGTACTTCATCTTCATCTTCGCGATGGTGGGGCTGGCCTCGAGCGGCTTTTAA
- a CDS encoding CoA-binding protein, producing the protein MSHTNDPAVVTRLLSEKGRWAVAGLSNNTERTAYRIAAYVRDLGHEIVPVHPKAETVHGQQGYPDLASVPGEIDVVDVFVNSQLAGGVVYDAIAKGAKAVWLQLGVIDEAAAQRAKDAGLDVVMDACPAIEAPRLGLA; encoded by the coding sequence ATGAGCCATACCAATGACCCGGCCGTCGTCACGCGTCTGCTTTCGGAGAAGGGTCGATGGGCCGTCGCCGGCCTGTCGAACAACACCGAGCGCACCGCGTACCGGATCGCCGCCTATGTCCGCGACCTCGGACACGAGATCGTTCCGGTCCACCCGAAGGCCGAGACGGTGCACGGTCAGCAAGGGTACCCCGATCTCGCGTCCGTTCCCGGCGAGATCGATGTGGTCGACGTGTTCGTCAACTCGCAGCTCGCGGGCGGCGTGGTCTACGATGCGATCGCCAAGGGTGCCAAGGCGGTGTGGCTGCAGTTGGGCGTGATCGACGAGGCTGCGGCGCAGCGGGCGAAAGATGCCGGGCTGGACGTGGTGATGGACGCGTGCCCCGCGATCGAGGCACCGCGCCTGGGCTTGGCCTAG